From a single Notolabrus celidotus isolate fNotCel1 unplaced genomic scaffold, fNotCel1.pri scaffold_269_arrow_ctg1, whole genome shotgun sequence genomic region:
- the LOC117809384 gene encoding coagulation factor VII-like encodes MWLKVYVVSVVLVVSSCPSVSVFLDPDRAHGVLVRTRRFNSGWLEELQMGDLKRECLEERCSYEEAREVFEHDETTNEFWTTYNVPNRCESSPCLNGGTCSPQGSSYACFCPLEFSGLHCELDHLKSLSSCLLENGGCDHFCDEDPGGQRLNCSCADGYFLDVDERSCVAKESIACGMVPVLQGDSRADQQDSRGRIVGGSECPKGECPWQVLLVYKGKGFCGGVIFRPMWILTASHCLEDTDLQFLQVVAGEHNTAVDEGTEQTVQVSEMILHEDYVKLNADSDIALLRLASPIVYTTYAVPVCMPTRSLAERELWAVRLHTVSGWGRRDENGPTSTHLRRLRVPRIRTQQCVEESGVVLTENMFCAGYIEGRQDSCKGDSGGPLVTKYRKTVFLLGIVSWGKGCARPGNYGIYTRVSNYLDWIHNRTATPGLRTDGNEGSIHNMTT; translated from the exons ATGTGGCTGAAGGTCTACGTGGTCTCGGTGGTCCTGGTGGTCTCCAGCTGTCCCTCGGTGTCGG TCTTCCTGGATCCGGACCGGGCTCATGGCGTGCTGGTCCGGACCCGCAGGTTTAACTCGGGCTGGCTGGAGGAGCTCCAGATGGGGGACTTGAAGAGGGAGTGTCTGGAGGAGCGGTGTTCATACGAGGAGGCCCGGGAGGTCTTTGAGCACGACGAGACCACG AACGAGTTCTGGACCACGTACAAcg TCCCCAACAGGTGTGAGTCCAGTCCATGTCTGAACGGTGGGACCTGCTCCCCTCAGGGTTCGTCCTACGCCTGCTTCTGTCCCCTCGAGTTCAGCGGActgcactgtgagctgg ACCACCTGAAGTCCTTGAGCAGCTGCCTGCTGGAGAACGGAGGCTGTGACCACTTCTGTGACGAAGACCCGGGGGGACAGAGACTCAACTGCTCGTGTGCAGACGGATACTTCCTGGATGTGGATGAGCGGAGCTGCGTGGCGAAAG AGTCCATAGCGTGTGGCATGGTCCCCGTCCTGCAGGGGGACAGCAGAGCAGACCAGCAGGACTCCCGTGGGCGGATCGTGGGCGGATCCGAGTGCCCCAAAGGAGAATGTCCCTGGCAG GTTCTGCTGGTCTACAAAGGGAAAGGTTTCTGTGGAGGGGTGATCTTTAGACCCATGTGGATCCTCACGGCCTCTCACTGCCTGGAGGACACGGACCTTCAGTTCCTGCAGGTGGTCGCAG GTGAACACAACACGGCCGTGGATGAGGGTACGGAGCAGACGGTCCAGGTCTCTGAGATGATCCTGCACGAGGACTACGTGAAGCTCAACGCCGACAGCGACATCGCCCTCCTCCGCCTGGCGTCCCCGATCGTCTACACCACGTACGCAGTCCCGGTCTGCATGCCGACCCGGTCTCTGGCCGAGCGCGAGCTGTGGGCGGTCCGCCTGCACACGGTGAGCGGCTGGGGACGCAGGGACGAGAACGGACCCACCTCCACCCACCTGAGGCGTCTGAGGGTCCCGAGGATCCGGACCCAGCAGTGCGTGGAGGAGAGCGGCGTGGTCCTCACCGAGAACATGTTCTGTGCCGGGTACATCGAAGGCCGGCAGGACTCCTGCAAGGGGGACAGCGGCGGACCGCTGGTCACCAAGTACAGGAAGACGGTCTTCCTGCTGGGCATCGTGAGCTGGGGGAAGGGCTGCGCTAGACCTGGGAACTACGGGATCTACACCCGGGTCTCCAACTACCTGGACTGGATCCACAACCGGACCGCTACACCTGGTCTGAGGACCGACGGCAACGAGGGATCGATACACAACATGACCAcctga